In Elusimicrobiota bacterium, the genomic stretch TTTTATTGGCGGCGTTGTCGGCAGGGTCGATTTCTGCTCAGCCGCTTGAGCCGGAACTGACGCCTGTGCCGGTCGACGCTCAGGGCGAGGCGGTTAGCAATAAAATTTTCCAGGAAATCGAGAAGGCCGAGGCCTTGTACGTCAAAGGCGCCAAGAAATTCCAGGAAGGGGATTACAAAAAAGCCAAGAGGGATATTCAGAAGTCCTTTAAAATTCTGTCCTCGCTGATGGTGGAGGAAGGGTTGGTGGGGACGTTGGGTTCGGATGTCGAGGCGTTGATCGGAAAAATAAAAAACGCGGAGATCGGGATGATGACGTCCACGGGCGCGGTTTCGGCCCTGGATGTGTCGCCGGAAGAGCTGGCCGAGGCCAAGCCCTTGGGCGCGAAGCCGGATGGCAACGGCCGGTATACGATTCGCATCGACCCGGAAAATGCGTTGACGCAGAGGTATTTGGCCTTGTACACCAAAAGCAAGAGGCGGCCTTTGGTACTTCAGGCCCTGGAGCGATCGGGCCGGTACAGGGATATGATTTTGAGGGAGCTGCAGAAAGCGGGATTGCCCAAGGAGTTGTTGTGGCTGGTGATGGTGGAGAGCGAATTCAAGGCCAAGGGCTTATCCAGGGTCGGGGCCGGAGGGCTTTGGCAATTGATGCCGGCCACGGGCCGGAAGCTGGGGCTTAAAGTCAATTATTGGATCGATGAGCGTTATGATCCGGAGAAAGCGACCAGGGCCGCGCTGCAGTATTTGAAGGAGCTTTATCATTTGTTCGACGATTGGCATTTGGCGTTGGCCGCGTATAACCGGGGGGAGCATGGGATCGGCAGGGATTTGGC encodes the following:
- a CDS encoding transglycosylase SLT domain-containing protein, which gives rise to MRLIFAVLLAALSAGSISAQPLEPELTPVPVDAQGEAVSNKIFQEIEKAEALYVKGAKKFQEGDYKKAKRDIQKSFKILSSLMVEEGLVGTLGSDVEALIGKIKNAEIGMMTSTGAVSALDVSPEELAEAKPLGAKPDGNGRYTIRIDPENALTQRYLALYTKSKRRPLVLQALERSGRYRDMILRELQKAGLPKELLWLVMVESEFKAKGLSRVGAGGLWQLMPATGRKLGLKVNYWIDERYDPEKATRAALQYLKELYHLFDDWHLALAAYNRGEHGIGRDLAFSKSVEFDQLSMRSALPKETEDFVPKFMACVLMGDNPGDYDFDPKYENPEPFNYPEFELRIPRGTKEKFLEKLATVKDWNPTRGFVRYKVRSGDILGVIARRHQTTVQAIMKDNKIKNVRMLRPGQVLNIRPGKGYFSKGK